One genomic region from Quercus robur chromosome 4, dhQueRobu3.1, whole genome shotgun sequence encodes:
- the LOC126720850 gene encoding 9-cis-epoxycarotenoid dioxygenase NCED1, chloroplastic, with the protein MASSPAGTSSSTCVKPRLLSSSSSSSRLGSFSRTVSLKNRPTTKKPIHTTCSLQTLQFPRQSNSIVTPTNHPNDNKPKTLPSPSFPSTSSTAKKCEPQQWNLLQRAAAMALDAVESAIVSRESQHPLPKTADPRVQIAGNFAPVPEQPVQHSLTVTGKIPDCVKGVYVRNGANPLHEPVAGHHLFDGDGMVHAVQFKDGSASYACRFTETQRFVQEHALGRPVFPKAIGELHGHSGIARLLLFYARGLFGLVDQSHGIGVANAGLVYFNGRILAMSEDDLPYQVRITPSGDLKTVGRYDFNGQLDSAMIAHPKLDPVSGNLFALSYNVVQKPYLKYFHFKPDGTKSQDVEIPLAQPTMMHDFAITERFVVIPDQQVVFNLPEMFKGGSPVMYDKNKIARFGVLDKNATDASEIKWIEAPDCFCFHLWNAWEEPETNEVVVVGSCMTPADSIFNECEESLKSVLSEIRLNLKTGKSTRRPIIPEAEHVNLEAGMVNRNRLGRKSQFAYLALAEPWPKVSGFAKVDLFTGEVKKYIYGDQRFGGEPLFLPNDPNSENEDSGYILAFVHDEKEWKSELQIVNAKNLKLEASVELPSRVPYGFHGTFINSKDLEKQA; encoded by the coding sequence ATGGCTTCATCTCCAGCAGGAACATCTTCTAGCACATGCGTTAAGCCTAGattattatcttcttcttcatcttcttcaaggTTGGGCTCTTTTTCACGCACCGTCTCCTTGAAGAACAGGCCCACCACCAAAAAGCCCATTCACACAACTTGCTCTCTCCAAACACTACAATTCCCTAGACAGTCGAACAGTATTGTGACTCCTACCAATCACCCAAATGACAACAAACCCAAGACCTTGCCTTCTCCTTCTTTTCCTTCGACTTCTTCAACGGCTAAAAAATGTGAACCCCAACAATGGAATCTCTTACAAAGAGCTGCAGCCATGGCGTTGGATGCTGTAGAATCTGCCATAGTCTCACGTGAGAGTCAACACCCACTTCCCAAAACTGCAGACCCAAGAGTCCAAATTGCAGGCAATTTTGCTCCAGTACCAGAGCAACCAGTCCAGCACTCTCTCACAGTCACAGGCAAAATACCAGACTGTGTAAAAGGTGTCTATGTTCGAAACGGCGCGAACCCACTTCACGAACCTGTTGCTGGACACCACTTGTTCGATGGAGATGGAATGGTTCATGCAGTTCAATTCAAAGATGGCTCTGCTAGCTATGCTTGCAGGTTCACTGAAACACAACGGTTCGTTCAAGAACATGCTCTTGGTCGTCCTGTTTTCCCAAAAGCCATAGGTGAGCTTCATGGTCACTCTGGCATAGCTAGGCTACTCCTTTTCTACGCTCGTGGACTATTTGGACTCGTTGATCAAAGCCATGGGATTGGAGTGGCTAACGCTGGCCTTGTTTATTTCAATGGCCGAATTTTGGCTATGTCTGAAGATGATTTACCATACCAAGTTCGAATCACTCCCTCTGGTGACCTTAAAACTGTTGGGCGTTATGATTTCAATGGTCAGCTTGACTCAGCAATGATTGCTCATCCAAAACTCGACCCTGTCTCTGGAAACCTCTTCGCTCTAAGCTACAATGTTGTCCAAAAGCCTTACCTTAAATACTTCCACTTCAAACCAGATGGGACAAAATCACAAGATGTTGAAATCCCTTTAGCTCAGCCTACTATGATGCATGATTTTGCAATCACTGAGAGGTTTGTGGTTATTCCTGATCAGCAAGTTGTGTTCAATCTCCCCGAAATGTTTAAAGGTGGCTCTCCGGTTATGTATGACAAGAACAAGATTGCGAGGTTCGGGGTTTTGGACAAGAATGCCACTGATGCTTCGGAGATTAAATGGATTGAAGCTCCTGATTGCTTTTGTTTCCATCTTTGGAATGCTTGGGAAGAGCCTGAGACTAATGAGGTTGTTGTAGTTGGGTCTTGCATGACTCCAGCTGACTCCATTTTCAATGAATGTGAAGAGAGTTTGAAGAGTGTTTTGTCTGAAATTAGGCTCAATTTGAAGACTGGCAAGTCCACGCGCCGCCCCATCATTCCGGAGGCCGAGCATGTGAACTTAGAGGCCGGTATGGTGAACCGGAACAGGCTCGGAAGGAAATCCCAGTTTGCATATTTAGCACTTGCTGAGCCATGGCCTAAAGTTTCAGGTTTTGCCAAAGTAGACCTTTTCACTGGTGAAGTGAAGAAGTACATATATGGAGATCAGAGGTTTGGTGGTGAGCCTTTGTTTCTTCCCAATGACCCCAATTCAGAGAATGAAGATAGTGGCTATATTCTAGCTTTCGTGCATGACGAAAAGGAGTGGAAATCAGAGCTTCAAATTGTTAATGCTAAGAATTTGAAGCTAGAAGCCAGTGTTGAGCTTCCATCCAGAGTTCCCTACGGTTTCCATGGAACCTTCATAAACTCAAAGGATTTAGAGAAACAGGCCTAA